In Sulfuricurvum sp., a single window of DNA contains:
- a CDS encoding iron-sulfur cluster assembly scaffold protein produces MAKNDLLGGSLWDQYSNKVTTLMNNPHNQGEITEEEAAAEGHKLIVADFGAESCGDAVRLYWAVDPTTDTIVKSKFKSFGCGTAIASSDMMAELCIGKTVQEAVKITNIDVEKALRDDPETPAVPPQKMHCSVMAYDVIKKAAGLYLGVDENSFEDEIIVCECARVSLGTLREVIKLNDLKTVEQVTDYTKAGGFCKSCIKPGGHEAREYYLVDILADVRAEMDQEKMRSAADAGAMGDFEAMTLVQKIKAIDSVVDDSIRQFLVMDGGNMEVIDIKDSPEYIDVYIRYLGACNGCASSSTGTLYAIEATLKEKLSQKIRVLPI; encoded by the coding sequence ATGGCAAAAAATGATCTATTGGGCGGATCTCTTTGGGATCAGTACTCAAATAAAGTAACTACGTTGATGAATAACCCTCATAATCAGGGTGAAATTACCGAAGAAGAAGCTGCTGCGGAAGGGCATAAGCTGATCGTTGCCGATTTCGGTGCGGAGAGCTGCGGTGATGCCGTCCGTTTGTATTGGGCGGTTGATCCTACTACGGACACGATCGTCAAATCAAAATTTAAAAGTTTCGGTTGCGGTACCGCGATTGCAAGTTCAGATATGATGGCAGAGCTTTGTATCGGAAAAACGGTGCAAGAAGCCGTCAAAATTACCAATATCGATGTGGAAAAAGCACTTCGCGACGATCCGGAAACCCCGGCTGTTCCACCGCAAAAAATGCACTGTTCGGTTATGGCGTATGACGTTATCAAAAAAGCGGCAGGGCTTTATCTCGGTGTGGATGAGAACAGTTTCGAAGATGAGATTATCGTGTGCGAATGTGCCCGTGTAAGTCTCGGAACATTGCGTGAAGTCATTAAACTCAATGATCTTAAAACCGTTGAGCAAGTTACGGATTATACGAAAGCGGGCGGCTTTTGTAAATCGTGTATCAAACCGGGCGGACATGAAGCGCGTGAGTATTATCTTGTTGATATTCTTGCAGATGTACGTGCTGAGATGGATCAAGAGAAAATGCGTTCAGCTGCGGATGCCGGAGCAATGGGCGATTTCGAAGCAATGACGCTTGTACAGAAAATCAAAGCGATTGACAGTGTTGTGGATGATTCGATTCGACAGTTCTTGGTTATGGACGGCGGAAACATGGAAGTTATCGATATTAAAGACTCTCCGGAGTATATCGATGTCTATATCCGTTATTTGGGTGCATGTAACGGCTGTGCGAGTTCAAGTACGGGAACCCTTTACGCGATCGAAGCGACACTCAAAGAAAAACTCTCACAAAAAATCCGCGTTCTTCCTATCTAA